CGACCCACATAATACCTGCAAAACAGAAAAGACTTTAGGGAAAATATTtgcccgatagctttaaaactaattatctTCCCCGATCTCCAGAAGATGCTGCGTACTTGTCCAGCTCGCGGCAAATATTGGAGCCCATCATGGAGGAGACCAGCGAGGACGAGGAACTTGCACAGAGCAGGTGGAGTGACTGCCAAGAGCACCGCTCCACCCTCTTGAACTCCACGGAGTCCGAAACGGGCTCAGTGTTACGCATAGAAGTAATTAATGGTAAGCTGATGGAGATTATTTCTATACAATCTATACAATCTAACTGTGCTTTTCCATGAAGATGTCGATGGCATGTCTGAGCGGGACTATGCCTGTCCACCAAAGCGACCAAGGCGCAGCCTAGAGACGGATTCTGGTCAAAGCCTTGAGGATAGCGTCCAGCTGCGGCGCCCTTTGCTACCCGATCCCGAGACGAGCGTCTCTCTAGAGACGTGTGTTCGGGACAACTGCGGAAGCCAGAGCCAGCGGAGCAGCTCTGGCAGTCGGCGAGGCGGCAGCTTCGAGGACTTCTATTCGGACAACGACTCCTACCATTCGCTATCGCGCAGCTCCTCCCTGGTGCAGTTCGAGTCCCTGGAAAGGCAATTTACGCTCCAGGAGATACACCAGAGTTTGAACAGTCTGGGGAACAGCTCACCGTCGCTATCCTTTGAGGTGAATGCCACAAGCCGGACTACTAACAGCAATCCGGAGAGCAGGAAGGGATCGGCCACATCGCTCTCCTTGATAAAGCGGTTTGAGTCTAACGACTGTAGCCGCCTGCATCAAACATATTATGAGCTGAATAAGCTCACCTTTGAGAACCAGCGGGACATGTTCTCTGAGAGCCTACACCAGGAGCAACTGATATTTGACTCGGAGAATAGCTCCAATTCCAGCTCTAGCTCGTCCAGCGATAGCAGCGGTCACAGCCTTCTTAGCTCGCGTCTTGTCAGCGGAGGTGCAGGGAGAACTCGAACCGGAACTGGACGACAAGACGGCACTGCCCCCAGGCGAATGCCGCCCAGCTCGGCAGAGAACCTCTCTGAAGACTCTGGCTATTGCGAGCCCAGAACTCTGCAGCAGGAAAAAACTACATCCATACCAAAGAATTTTGAAAAGCTCtgcgaagaggaggaggagctgctgttgctggagGAGAACTCACCGCATTCTCGTAACTTCACTGGCATACATGATTTGTGTCAGCCCAAAATAGAGCAGACTATAAGCACGGTCGCAACGCCCTGCTCTCCGTCGACTATTAATAGTTCCCCGGAGAGGGCCTGCTCTCAATCGGAATCTACTTCGCCGCTGCCATCGCCGTCCGGATCGACATTGACGTCGTCCGCCGCCTCATTCACTTGGCTGAGCAACAGTTTGCCCGACATCCGCGAGTCGCGAGGTCCATTCACAGTCGGAATCATTAACACGGAATCCAAATACGTGGCCAACGGCAACGTTCTGGCCACCACCAgtaaaaacagcagcagcaacgtcCGCCGCAGCCGGAGCAGCAGTTCCGTCGAGAGCTGCGACGGTTCTTCGCTCCTAGTTGCTACCCACTCTCTCAACGAACTTCAGCAGTTTGGACGACGGCGACGCTCACGTCATATTCCCCATAACTATCGCAACTgtcacagcaacagcagcgcgAGTAGCTCCAGCGAGGAGTTGGACTTGGAGCGGGAGGAAAGGCGGGACGACTTTTTTCTTGACTGTCACAGCCTGTCCAGGAACCGGCGCAGCTTCAGCTGGAGCGATCGCGCTAAAAGAGCAGTGGGTGTGGCTAGTGCAGGGTATTTGAACGCCAGCTACCAGAACCTCACGCTTTTGGACTATTCAGATAAACTTCCATCGGTAGACCGTCTtcaaaaaaaccttaaaagaaTCCAGGCTGAAGTAATGTCGGACCAAAGCAGCGTTGACGCAAGAAACTATGAGCAAATTATTTGCAAGGGTAACTTTTTACTGGATGAAATCAGCAAGATTTACGATAAAAATGTGTCTATACTGACGGATAAGCCGGACCTGGAAGAGCAGCCTACTCCGCCAGATGGCTGCGATTCAAATTCACCCAAAAAGGTTTTGCAAGTGCAACTGACCGTTAGGGCACCACCTCGCCAAAAGCGTCCGACCCAAGAGCAGCAGGTCAACCTGTCACGTAATAGCATTGTCAAAACATTCGACCAGGACCCGACCAACTTGCGCACATCATACGCCCAGAGCCTGGAGCAATACCACTTTGAGGTGCGGGAGGCGACCGATACGGCCACCCCGCAGAGGTCCCTACCAAAGCGCCGCTTTCAGTCCCAGTTCCAGAAGTCGTTTGGCAAACAGCGCAGTTTTGTTAACAGCACTCCCAATCTCTCGGTCTGCGACGACGGACGCCGGGAGCCGGAGGACGACATCTACGTGAGCAGTGCTCACACTTCAATGCACCACTTACCCCAAATGCCAACGCAGTCGAAGCCTCTGGGTATCCTGCTGCCAGCAGGATCGCGCCACTCCTTTGGCAAGGAGGTGAGTTTCTGCCCAGTGGTAAGCAAGTACTGCTGGCAGGAGCAGACCTCCGAGGAGCCGCCCGAGGACCAGAGCCACTTCAGCGAAGCCGAGTTTGGCCCGTCGAGCGATGACGAGTTGCTGGACGATTCGGACGCCACTGTGATGCACAACACTAAAGAGAACGAAAACATCGCTGCACTCTTTGAACAAGAGATAGTCCAGAGTTTAAAAGAGCATCCGACCACGCAAGAGGTATGTATCAACATGGAATTaaggcatttttatttttgtggtctgccatattacaaaattttcaaaaattcaaaataaagcaatagaaaaaatacccgttactcagctaaagggagtgcgagggaaatagatatataaaacttaaatcgcgcataactttttaacgattGGTCCGATTTACAAATGTATGTGTCAAaaaacatacatttttaataaaaattgtttatatttcaATGTTAGTTACTGgcaaaaatagaaaacaacaaaaataacgctatagtcggattggtgtcccgactatctaatacccgtcactcagctaaagggagtgcgagggagatggatatatacatttttttttaatgtgcataactttttaacccTCTAAGACTTGCGTGCCTGAAGGCACGTATTACGTTTTTGGTCTTAACAAATAAACTAACATCTTttcaattgtttaaatattttttggcggTTGATAAAAGGCAGACAAAATTATGAGTCTCAGGCTTGAAAGCTCTCCGAAGCTTCTAACGAGActtatcatttattttatgttttttcgcGCGAAAATAATACGTGCCTTGAGGCATGCTTACGTCTTAGAGGGTTAGTGAacggtccgatttgaaaaatgttttctacatttcgataggtacacaactaaattgcttttatacttctcggaaatctttaaaggtgtgggagccagacacattttaaaatcgttagtgggcgattgtgggcgttagatggggcgtggcgctcggctaaaattgCGCTGCGtcggaagcccaagaatatgtgtgggaaatctcaaccttctagcttttgtagtttccgagatctcagcgttcatacggacagacagacggagggacagaaggacatggctagatcgactcggctagtgaccctgatcaagaatatatatactttatggggtcggaaacgcttccttttagctgttacatacttttgcacgaatacaatatacccttttactcaacGAGTAACTGGTATAActactaaaaactaaaagtatacatccaaattaaaaataatagtggGTATCAAGTTTATAACAGACTTAtggtaactttttaatgagtaAGGGGTAAATGTGATTTCTAGGTGTTTCTTTGGCTGTTAAATGCAggccaaaatccactggttttttgCCTTCCCACTAAACTGAATTTCCACAAAAgtccgtttttttggcataaaatctaGTTTTAAGATAGagccttgaaaattataatatatactccttatgcaaaaatagaatttcggttttttccattttttgaaaaaaccgtATGGTTGTAAAAACACCACCCATAAAATATACCACCACCCCATTatggtcaaattttttaaaaattgttattatccTCCACCTTAAGCCTctgaaaaaaaccaaaatgttacaaatttggttgtgtttttttttaaaggggcaaaaacgggcaaaaagcaataataacacttgttttttttattttgctggtAATACATTTCTATAACAACCTTGCGTCGATCTGTGTAGATTTTTAACTAAAGCTTAACAGAACACAAAcacttttgttagttttcAGCTAAAGTAGACATACACAAGACATTAAATAACACcagtttccaaaaaaaaatcgatgaaatataccatgaatgaaacctttgttttccgataaggtacgtcttcctgattaagaaaatggcacttaaaatttttttaatgtaaaaatcgtttttgacacttttttaatttctaacttgagttgttaCATAtagtaatagaatgccctccaactttcttatacactgcattgagttccattcgttagtttagaagctacatttcgtcaaagttgaaaaagtttgaaaaaatgcaaaaatgctggcataaatggcttcgttaaaaatacacgtctaaaaaccgaaattagttttataacttctactggtagaaggtgctttgacaaaaaaacaagctattgatcataacaatccaccagcaaattaatttgatatgcatttttgaagcttgcgacaacggtgttttttttggccgtttacaaCCGTTAACTGACACAACAGGGCTTTAACAGAGCTGTAATACCCGTTTTtcccaacgtaaaaaatcaatataaaatcgaactattgattgaattttttgttgatggtcttgttagttgacttaaagatgtatctttaagtataactcataaaactaatttcggtttttaggcgtaaaattttaacgatgccatttatgccagcatttttgcattttttctcacttgtccaactttgacgaagtgtagcttctaaactaatgaatagaactcaatgcagtgtataagaaagttggagggcattctattacctgtaaaattagtgatttttggttgaaatcggttaaccaaaactcaagttagaaattataaaagtgtcaaaaacgttttttacacttaaaaaaattttatccataaaaaaaattgtaagtgccattttcttaatcaggaagacgtaccttacaaAGGTATCATTCGTGGtatattttatcaatttttttttgtaaactggtgtaattgGACAATGCAAACAGTTACAACACAATTCGTTTGAGAAGTATTTAAGCATACCTTCACgtaaattttccatatttatacccgttactcgtagagtaaaagggtatattagattcgtgcaaaagtatgtaacaggtagaagaagcgtttccgaccctataaactatatatattcttgatcaggggcactagccgagtcgatctagccatgtccgtctgtccgtctctccgtctgtccgtctgtatgaacgctgagatctcagaaactacaaaagctagaaggttgagttttcccacacatattctttggcttcctacgcagcgcaagtttattttagccgagcgccacgcccccactaacgcccacaatcgccaactaacgattttaaaatgggtcctgcgcccacatctttaaagatttccgagaagtataaatgcaattttgttgtgtatatttatacttatcgaaatgtagaagacatttttcaaatcggaccattcattaaaaagttatacgcaatcaaaatgtatatatctatctccctcgcactatccagtacagcgttcgcacaccctttagctgagtgacgggtattagatagtcgggaacccaacccgactatagtgttctctcttgttttgtttatttggtaGCCCTCTAAACACTTTTCAGGCCTTTGGGAAACTTTGAAGTAAAATTAGCGCGTTTTTTCTTCGAGATAAGCACGTTAATCGATAGTTTTTGATCGGCTACAACAAATTATCAGTGGCgcgtaacatttttttaaaaattgttttaaaaagtttaaccattttagtatttaaaaaaaatatttgattttaaattagtaacttttattttttgtgcctatgcactatggggcatttgaccaccttggttggccaaaacccattttttaaaagtcgttaaaacaaaaaatgttgtttgatGATGTGTTAACAGAAGaccatttaacaatgttacGTTTACAGAAATCCGACAGAGGTCGCCTCTGTTAGGTTAGAAGCTGTTAAATCAGctgtttgaaattcaattatcggGCTGCCTTATatcgactttttgcttgcagATTTAAAGTGcttaaatttgagtttttaagcaatctaagtaaactttttggattggatttaaaggattatGCTATGTACTAAGTAGTTGTGTGGTTAGACGACAAAAATCAGACggttttttcttataaatgagTGTTAAAGGGAGTGGTCTAACAAGTACATTTTCgtaagaaaacaaaattttaaatggagcAACGAAGtgagtccagcggagtccacttctggaacctattgggatttgtagattatttaattgttgttaaaatgtatatggacAAAATCGCCACTTATTTGCACTTTtcctgtaatttaattttttagaccataaccTTAAATTTCACACTTTCCTATCGTTTGCAATGGGGGCTAAGGAAGTAAGGACTTTTCTGGccttaaattattatcaaaatagagAAGAAATACTTAGCTTTGTAATTCACTAACTTAAGTGGACTTTAGCGACTTTAAAACGAAAGTTGCGCTACAACTTGAACAAAAAGTCGCACAAATGTAGAGTAAATTCTTTCCTTTGCACTTCTTTTTGAGAACTGTACGATATAGTCGTCCAATTTGTACGAAACTTTTAATATTGCTTTAAAAACTGACATAATTGCTATTTCTATAgttatgtgcatttatctccaaaaacagcaaagttaatttgatcgtttctatggaagctatatgatatagttgtccgatccggatgATTCTCATATAGAATATGCGTGGGGATAAATAATGGCGACTGGTACAGTTTCaagtcaataacttttgaattgaccgagttattaatttcggccaagaaaagtggtcaaatgccccatagtgctaTGCCAAAAAAGCGGACTTTTCCCCAGTAGTATTTTTACGTGTAtttgttaataatatttacagtcgaagcattggaattaaaaattgttaaaaagcGTTCCGGTTTCCCGCTTGGCCGAATGTAGGCTTTAGGTATCCATGTCTTGTAAccctgtcttctgaaaatatcaaaaataataaagatatGATATTAAATGCTGGCCAAATTCCAGTGGTTCTGGCAGTTAAATGCAGGCCAAAATCCActtgtttttcgacttcccgcattacaGAATTTCCACACGAActcagttatggttttcctctaTTTGCAATACCTGCTTTTtcacaccctcccagttttagttttccgctccttgcaatatctgctgtTCGACACCCTCCTAGTTTTGGTtttcactgctttgcagtatatGATTTcccacaataaaaatacattttttcatgtAATGTgtacttattaattatatttacaatcgaagcattgaaattaaaaagtgtTAATGCTTGAAGCATTCCCagtttttgcttggccgaatgtaGGTCTTGGGGATACCTAATGCGTTATGCCTTTTAAGCCATTCATtcaacattatttatttatttattttataagtcaTCCCAACGCTACAAGCTTCAAGCTTATTATTAATGCGCTAGTCACAAAAATGTATCAAttaaggtaaacatatttaaacttATTATCTAATACAGcacttatatttaatatttaatatttaggtcgctttaaatttattagttttgtttattatgaaataattataaaaaaaaaacatttttaagggtttaaagaattttaacttttaaggtgtgagatcaattttaatttaaaatgcgttGCGCTGCTTATATTTTTGATGCTATTAGGTAGCTGATTCCATAGTCGAATagagtaggggagtgtagggtaaggtgacgaacgattcgttttttgaatgtaacttttgtaaaaatcaatatttttcaaaagtgtaaacgaaGAAAGTTGCtaacatctactgagcatatccctgtaaaattcgaaattcgaaattccaatgcagctaaatcccacagcgtttggcgtgaaccgtactttttttgcactttcaaaagttgtagggtaatgtggcgaacgatttgttctttaatgtaacttctccaaaaatcaatatttttaaaagtgtaaaagcagaaagttgcttacatttactgagcatatttctaaaaaaatttggattcgaaatttcaacgtagccaaatcccacagcgtttggtgtaaaccatcctttttacaaacaaaaaaatacattttttatatattatttacggaaaggttattttcgatacggaaaagaaagaagtaataagataatacccaaacttacaaaaaaaaaaaatggtcaaagtgcacatttttttaaaattaaattaaactgacgtcactattaaaaacaacaataaaactgcagcagtaaatgttatctgttattattatatttttttttacaaataatcaacgataacagttaaaattcttgaataaaaaaagttcgtcacaataacctacaaaaagttcgtcacgataccctacaaggtagacttggagcaaaaacggtgtcactctcaaacggcgcaaaagaaaaaaacgcgaggtaaaACTGTtaataaagatctcatgtatacgtgcatatatttgcctgattttattttccactcatctttgctctggcactgctgaaacacaagtaaattgaatgggtttgctagtttgcgcaccacatttttagcgaaaattacctcacgaactgtaaatacattgaaacacgataaggggagacgactacatttatttggaatttttgtcgtgacgtcatatatgagattcgacgagttcgtcacattaccctactcgtcaaattaccctacactcccctatacaaaaaattgtctttctGATAGCAGAGACCTGTGCCCGACTGAAGTGATATTGTTTACCCTTCGTGATgttgtaaattgtaatttttcgtATAAGTAGGATGGTTCTTtatgaataataattttgtataggAGAAGTAGTACTCTAAGTTGTATCCAATCCATTAAGCTTAGGTCAAAGATTTTATATGTAAAGTTAGAAACATGGTCCGCCCTCCGTAAATCAAAGACAAAATGAACGACAGTGTTCACAGTTACTCTAAGTTTATTCAGGCTGCATGAGTCACAGTTTGCAAAGacggtaatagtctagaagagcggcctgagcaccaaaaaccgcgaaaaaattaccctcgatggaccgcgatttcttaggaatttacgtgcagaagattatttgcggaaatgcattgttctcttgtaattgcatttcaaagttgcgtgttttgctataaaaacaaagtaggattttctaggattttgaggtgttttgtgtcattttgctataaaaaacatatgggctttccgtttgttgtcaaaataataagcgttcgaaaaaattcgacaaaaatgtgaaattgtttttatagcaggccagaccccacaaccgcgaattaatatcctcgatggaccgtgattccttaagagcttgggcgaccatggatgaccaacatatacatttttaagatgtgtcttaagaaatcgcaatcCGAGGAGGATCAACCTTAGTCTTTATCAGTACCTCCTTATACTTGTAACttatttgtaatagtaaataaaatgctatataaaactatggttaatgattggacagtaaatatttatttataaaaaatgctggtTAGTGGTACAGATTAAGCCTATTCTTTTTCATTGTCCGTATCGGTGGATTCCTGAAATTTAAGATAGTTAattgttagtatttaaaaagagatgggaaatgctaaaaaagcgccggaggcaaaaaaattaaaaacaaaaaatcgcgcgattttttttttttaatttttttgcctccggcgcttttttagcatttcccatctctttttaaatactaacatcGCGTTCAGGATTAAACAATTCGCCCATTGCTGAGAAAATTGCATGGAATCTTGAGGTGTGGTTTGGGTGCCTTTTCAAAAAAGTGAATCGCGCTAGGTACCCTTGGTAGTGCTCCGTTTTCCGGCCATAGTGGGGAATGTTCTCCTTTAGATCACGCCATAGTCTCTCTATTTGCTGTGTATTGGCTCCCGTTTCAGGGTCGACGAAGTTTACTGAGTGATTAACGGTCATGTGAGAGTAGTTCGCATCCTTTAAACCATTGTATGACTTCCAGCAGTCGGATATAATTCTGGTTCCATTGGCGATGTTGGCCTCTATAATTGGAAGGAGCGTTTCCTGGCTACGGTCCTCCACaggcaccaaaaaaaagtcaccgGTTTCTCTGTAAATTCCTCCGAAAACCCACTGGCCATCCACAACGCGACCGCAATTATACTTGCGCCGGCCAATTTTGGTTTCGTCAATTTCGACGGTTAAACCGTCTCCacctattatttgttttgcgttCTTCTTCGTCCAGCTAAGATAAATTTCCCGAAGAAAATTACTCCAGTCAACCACCGTCTGTTGGGACCAGCCTAGTTCTTCCCGAAGGAATGAGATTGTTGAACCCTTCATCTCCCAAGCCACAAAATTACAGGCCTGTTCAATGCCAACGTGGGACTTGCTGAAGAATGTCCGTTTGATGGCGGATTCcttacaaatataatttaaagcaatattttgttcaaattaaacaattgttaCCTTAAAGGAGCATTGAACTTTTCTTAATTTCCGTTTCTGTTGATGATTACTTATCATCCTGCGGCACCTCCAAAATGGCGTACTAATCGGTCTCTTCGCATTGAAAGACAATGTTGCGGGATTACTGCAGTTGGGACAGTCCTTGCTCTTTAGAACAACTCCATGTCTCTGCAGAAATGAAAACACTTCTTCTTCGTCCATGGCAAGAAAGTCTTTATAAGAAATAGTGCACCCGTTGCAGGAATCCatagtaaacaaaaatcaaaagtgcAATTTCTGATTAAGCAACAAAAgcctacttgttttttatagcaaacccataaattcatagaaaatgctcattgtttttatagcaaaatgacacaaaacacctcaaaatcctactttgtttttatagcaaaacacgcaactttgaaattcaattacaagagaaccatgcatttccgcaaataatcttctgcacgtaaattcctaagaaatcgcggtccatcaagggtaattttttcgcggtttttggtgctcaggccgctcttctagactattaccgcAAAGACTTCTAATCCATAGAAAAGTTGTGGAATTATACAGGTTTTAGAAATTAGTAGACGGATGTTTGTGGGCAGAAAACGTTTTGATAATGACAGAGATCTTAGTGTGCCATAGGTCTTACTCACTGCCCTTGAAATATGGTCATtccacacccaaaaaaaaaatcctgagtGTCAATTTAATAACTGTGGGTTAAAATAACACTGCCCCTAGGATCAAATTTTTGGGGTCAATTTGCTCCCAAATGAGTGTCAAAAGTACACCGCGTTTTCAGAAAAATCGTATTTGATACTAAATAgtgtcattttgataaaactagGTTCACTTCGATCCcaataattatcatttttgattttcgaagtTCGAAGTTCGGCGATGTTTTACTCTAGTATCGATTTCGTTTATACTTGTCAAGAGTTCGCTCGCGCGCAAAATGGTtcgatggcccagttggtaaggcgtctgcctctgatgcgagaggtcCCCGGTTCGAAATCCAGATAAATCAGAgtaggtaaaaagtttttaaaatgcaaatgtatcattttaagaacaaaaatgttaagttgtgttagattactgataaaaaaaaaaaaataatggtgttgcgagcgggattcgaacctcgttcccccgagcacaaaataatatcagaaCCTAGCGCCTTGGCCCCTGAGCCACgcccatattaatttttcccatggcagaatggttacaggagctttcaagcaaatgtcaaattttatttaatactaagaAAATGACACCGGCTAGTGGCTCTTTGACACCAAAAAgggtcaaattaatattttcgaaagtattaaagtgacaccagaatagggtcaatttaatgacgttcggatcaaagattttttttttaatacttaaagGTAGtatgttttcaattttaattttttaatttcgcacctaaaaaaattgtaatttactGTGTCGAATGCCTTACTATAATCAAGTAAAACTAAGAATGTCACATTGGAAGAATATATTTGTTCTCGTATATCCTctgctatttttaaaatgacgGTAGTGCAGCTCCTGTGTCTTCTAAAGCCAGATTGTTTATCATTGAGCACTTTATTGTCTATTacaaagttatttatttgtgcCGCCATTAGGTTTTCGAACATTTTGGACAGGTATGGGAGAATTGATATGGGCctatattctttatttttctttggaaTTGGGTGAATCTTGGCAAGTTTCCAGCTGTCTGCAAACACGGATGTCAAAATCGCAGTATTTAAAATGTGGgtgaaaaatacaagtattcgTGGGAGTAAAATCACTATAAATTTTGGGTTAACATCGTCCAATCCGGTAGCActcgatttaattttaagaatacatTCAAGGACATCACATTGACTGACACACACAAACCTAAATCTATTGTCACATATATATTCAGGTACTTGTTGTTGGTTCAGGTATATACTATCAGTGACTTCAGGAACATTGCATTCCGCGAACTCCCGATTCAAGGCATCTACATCTATATCTTTTAaaagggtaatttttttttctctataTTCCTAAACTTTTTATTCCATGTTTCGGTCGAtgaatttgtattataaaacTTGCGACTGTAAAAGTTAGATTTGGTCGAATCGAATAGGTTTGTTACATTCTTTCGTAGCATTTTAAAAGTGGTACACAGCGCTGAAGTCTTGTTTCGTTTTCACTTGTTATATGCCTCGTTGCGCTTTTTAATGGCTGTCTTGATTTCAGAGTTAAACCATGGTTTTTCGGATGCCCGGAGGATTTTACTTCGTACCGGcacaaatttattataaaggtagctgatattattttgaaaaaaggtcACTTGTTGGTCTACTGATGGTAAACTATAAATATCGATCCAATTGCACAAGTCAAATTCCGCGCCTAGATGGTCATAgtctttattttaaagtccctaaaaattattgttttgtcAAGAACTGGCAAGTCAAAGTTATACGTCAAGAAGATTAGGTCATGTTTAGAGAAGGACGGCACAATCAATTGGTCATAAATAACTACCTCTCCAATGTTGGtcacaaaatataaatctaaCAGTGTGTTGCGCGATTTGGTGAAATGTGTTGAAAAGGATGAGTTCACCAGGTTCATTCCTAGTGATTCAATGCTATTTTTCAGATGG
The genomic region above belongs to Drosophila takahashii strain IR98-3 E-12201 chromosome 2L, DtakHiC1v2, whole genome shotgun sequence and contains:
- the LOC138914670 gene encoding uncharacterized protein isoform X4, with amino-acid sequence MISNHQQKRKLRKVQCSFKESAIKRTFFSKSHVGIEQACNFVAWEMKGSTISFLREELGWSQQTVVDWSNFLREIYLSWTKKNAKQIIGGDGLTVEIDETKIGRRKYNCGRVVDGQWVFGGIYRETGDFFLVPVEDRSQETLLPIIEANIANGTRIISDCWKSYNGLKDANYSHMTVNHSVNFVDPETGANTQQIERLWRDLKENIPHYGRKTEHYQGYLARFTFLKRHPNHTSRFHAIFSAMGELFNPERDESTDTDNEKE
- the LOC138914670 gene encoding uncharacterized protein isoform X3; this encodes MDEEEVFSFLQRHGVVLKSKDCPNCSNPATLSFNAKRPISTPFWRCRRMISNHQQKRKLRKVQCSFKESAIKRTFFSKSHVGIEQACNFVAWEMKGSTISFLREELGWSQQTVVDWSNFLREIYLSWTKKNAKQIIGGDGLTVEIDETKIGRRKYNCGRVVDGQWVFGGIYRETGDFFLVPVEDRSQETLLPIIEANIANGTRIISDCWKSYNGLKDANYSHMTVNHSVNFVDPETGANTQQIERLWRDLKENIPHYGRKTEHYQGYLARFTFLKRHPNHTSRFHAIFSAMGELFNPERDESTDTDNEKE